The following is a genomic window from Syntrophorhabdaceae bacterium.
TTCGATCCACTGGATGGCTCCTCGAATGTCTCCCACGGCCTACCCGTGGGATTTCTATTCGGCATCGCCAAACGAAACCTCGAAGGCCCCGAAGATTATCATCTGAGGGCAGGAAAGAACTATATCGCGGCGGGTATGTTCGTGATTCCCACGGGCACCTTCACCATCGCCTTGAAGAACGCCGGTACGTGGAGATTTCACATGGATGAAACAATGAACTACGTAAAGCCGTCACGCGTGATTCTGCCCGAGGATGGGGGCGGCTGGGCATTGTCGTTCAACTCTGCCAACCGATATACGTACGCGGACAGGGTTCAGGATTGGATCTCGCACAATGAAAAGAAATACGCCTTCAGATACCTGGGCGCCCTGGCAGGCGACTTCCACCGCATTCTGAGCACGGGTGGCATGTTCATGTATCCTGCAATCGTCAATCATCCTGATCCGCAAAAGAACAGGCCTGACGGAAAGCTGAGGCTCATGTATGAGGCCAATGTTGTGGCTTTCATGTGCAAGGAAGCAGGCGGGCATGCGGTGAACGAAAAGGGCACCCCTATCCTCGACATTGAGCCCCGGCACCATCACCAGAGAACCGCCTTGTATGTGGGTTCGAAGCGTCTCGTTGAGGACGTGGCCAAAGTACTTGCGGATTTAGACGAGTGAGCTCCAAGGCCTGTCCTCGCAGGAACGTATCGGCATAGCTGCGACAAGCG
Proteins encoded in this region:
- a CDS encoding class 1 fructose-bisphosphatase, with translation MNFLLDHQERHNRTHHFLILMDALMSAAKHIQYYYLTGALKGHLGFTDTINVQGEDVMQMDEIAHEIAIHYLRTTGRVIHAVSEESTEIVPINEARGRYFVYFDPLDGSSNVSHGLPVGFLFGIAKRNLEGPEDYHLRAGKNYIAAGMFVIPTGTFTIALKNAGTWRFHMDETMNYVKPSRVILPEDGGGWALSFNSANRYTYADRVQDWISHNEKKYAFRYLGALAGDFHRILSTGGMFMYPAIVNHPDPQKNRPDGKLRLMYEANVVAFMCKEAGGHAVNEKGTPILDIEPRHHHQRTALYVGSKRLVEDVAKVLADLDE